The Piliocolobus tephrosceles isolate RC106 chromosome 16, ASM277652v3, whole genome shotgun sequence DNA window AACAGTGTTCAATTAAATGGATGGTAGAATGTGTTGTATGTATACagtattttaattcttaaaaagcTTAATCTTTCATAATTTAATACATGTTAACTTTTTTCCTGATGTAGAAAAATCCAGTTACACTCTTAAAGGAATTGTCAGCAATAAAGTCTCGATATCAAACTTTGTATGCCCGCTTTAAACCAGTTGCTGTTGAGCAGAAAGAGACTAAGAGCCGCATATGTGCTACTGTGAATAAAACTATGAATATGATACAAAAACTACAGAAGCAAACAGACCTGGAGGTAATGCTTTCTTTCAATTGACAGGTTAGATTTGTATAACTTTAGCTCTGAGTGTTGCCTTGAAAAATATACTTGCTGTAACTTAAACTTTGAAACTCAGCAGTCAGTTTGAACTATTGAAAGATTTTCCTGATACCCTGAATATAATAGctcttatttctgtttattcAAAAATAAGCATATGGACTTGACATGGTTAATAAAGAAGTGTGCCGTCTTGAATTATGTAACCATGGCAGAAAACTTGGTAATACTTATTAAATCTAGCAGCTTAGCTGGTTCCTGCAAGTACTAGTGAGAATGAGATGTCTAGAAAATGGTTGGTTAGAGTGCTGTATTAAGGAGCTGTGTCTGGGCATGGCAGAATAATAGCACTGTCTGCCACGAGCATGGGAAGGAGGAAGGCATATGTGATATTTATTTGCCGACTTTGCACTAAATTTTGGCTTAAGATACTTTGAATTATGGGCTTATAGCTAGAGTAAATCAGAAAGGTTAATTACCCAGGTCAGTTTGATCAAGAATACTTTATATTGCAAATGGaggggaaaaaatagaataacatcTGCTTAGAATGATAAAATGATACCTAAGATGTATCTGTTATAATCACAAGGAGATGAATGGCAGAAGAAGAAAGGGCAAATTAAACAGGGAATGGAGGTAATGGGGAGATAGAATTTAAAACAGTAAGGGT harbors:
- the SKA2 gene encoding spindle and kinetochore-associated protein 2 isoform X3, with the translated sequence MEAEVDKLELMKNPVTLLKELSAIKSRYQTLYARFKPVAVEQKETKSRICATVNKTMNMIQKLQKQTDLELSPLTKEEKTAAEQFKSHMPDL
- the SKA2 gene encoding spindle and kinetochore-associated protein 2 isoform X2; amino-acid sequence: MKSRLIILIQQASEDMCLSCVVGGYSEFSIQKNPVTLLKELSAIKSRYQTLYARFKPVAVEQKETKSRICATVNKTMNMIQKLQKQTDLELSPLTKEEKTAAEQFKSHMPDL